The following are encoded together in the Sphingomonas insulae genome:
- a CDS encoding ParD-like family protein has product MGLVKIDDLLHGEARRASAVMCRSINAQAEFWMTVGMLAEANPTLSFNQIVQMRLAAAQHRDPQQAAA; this is encoded by the coding sequence ATGGGCTTGGTGAAGATCGACGACTTGCTGCACGGGGAAGCCCGTCGCGCCAGCGCCGTCATGTGCCGTTCGATCAACGCGCAGGCCGAATTCTGGATGACCGTCGGCATGCTCGCCGAAGCCAACCCGACGCTCTCCTTCAACCAGATCGTCCAGATGCGGCTGGCCGCGGCGCAGCACCGCGATCCGCAGCAGGCCGCGGCCTGA
- a CDS encoding IclR family transcriptional regulator: MTTTATARAAADDAPEEGRAAKAGTQTLDRGLDLLELAVQDPATVIQLAERSGLSRAIAYRLVGSLAARGFLAMGPNNQVRGGRQLLRLRHLVQDQTDLVALARPQLEWLAQESGMSAFMGRREGDESVHMLRVPGRERVAVTTQPGTRRRLGETGLGKALLLDDSEGSWRRLFGRVDPAHRRPDWLAEMKAAVARGAVLQCGPAPDHIHSVAAPVRDASGGIVAAINVAAAAPYLDAERMQQLVPLLRTAAAEIGAALGREGATG; the protein is encoded by the coding sequence GTGACCACCACCGCCACCGCGCGGGCCGCCGCCGACGATGCGCCCGAGGAGGGCCGCGCTGCCAAGGCCGGCACGCAGACGCTCGATCGCGGGCTCGACCTGCTCGAACTCGCCGTGCAGGACCCCGCGACCGTCATCCAGCTCGCCGAACGCAGCGGCCTGTCGCGCGCCATCGCCTATCGTCTCGTCGGCTCGCTGGCAGCCCGCGGCTTCCTGGCGATGGGCCCGAACAACCAGGTGCGCGGTGGTCGCCAGCTGCTCCGCCTCCGCCATCTGGTGCAGGACCAGACCGACCTCGTCGCGCTCGCCCGCCCCCAGCTCGAATGGCTGGCGCAGGAAAGCGGCATGAGCGCGTTCATGGGCCGGCGCGAAGGCGACGAATCGGTCCACATGCTCCGCGTCCCCGGTCGCGAACGCGTCGCCGTCACCACCCAGCCCGGCACCCGCCGTCGCTTGGGGGAAACCGGCCTGGGCAAGGCGTTGCTGCTCGACGACAGCGAAGGTTCGTGGCGTCGCCTGTTCGGCCGGGTCGATCCGGCTCACCGCCGCCCCGACTGGCTTGCCGAAATGAAGGCCGCCGTCGCCCGCGGAGCCGTGCTGCAGTGCGGCCCCGCCCCCGATCACATCCACTCGGTCGCGGCCCCGGTTCGCGACGCGTCGGGCGGTATTGTCGCGGCGATCAACGTCGCCGCCGCCGCCCCCTATCTCGATGCGGAGCGCATGCAGCAGCTCGTTCCGCTGCTCCGCACCGCCGCTGCCGAGATCGGCGCCGCGCTGGGTCGCGAAGGCGCAACGGGTTGA
- a CDS encoding AI-2E family transporter, translated as MNRLSPDADDARFIRRILYILVIAAVAAALLRAGDLLILAFGSMLGAIAIHALADVYRDHLRVPEKASLGCGMATAFGVVGFLVWLFGVQFREQVNVLVTQLPTLLDQLAAWASQSPVGAKIVDAVQQAYAGSKVAQDVGGLVTGAGELLLNTLLLLVGAAFFAADPGIYQRGFLFLIPPTKRPAIEDALFDVGSTLRLWLRSSLILMTSMGVLIGIGLWISGVPSAAALGLLAGLSEFIPYIGPTAAMIPALGLAATQGTGPLIGSLVTYAVVRLIQTNFITPYVQARVISIPPAITVFAIIGIGVIFGIFGLFFSAALLVVIFTLVRSLYLREVLGEDIPRSRHQTLLGPDLTPHDPDARFDGTDPPETLD; from the coding sequence ATGAACCGCCTGTCCCCCGACGCCGACGATGCGCGCTTCATCCGCCGCATCCTCTACATCCTCGTCATCGCCGCGGTGGCTGCGGCGCTGCTGCGGGCGGGCGATCTCCTCATCCTCGCCTTCGGCTCGATGCTCGGCGCCATCGCCATTCACGCGCTCGCCGATGTGTATCGCGATCATCTGCGCGTGCCGGAAAAGGCATCGCTCGGTTGCGGCATGGCGACCGCCTTCGGCGTCGTCGGCTTCCTCGTCTGGCTGTTCGGCGTGCAGTTCCGCGAACAGGTCAACGTTCTCGTCACCCAGCTGCCTACGCTGCTCGACCAGCTCGCCGCCTGGGCCTCGCAAAGCCCGGTCGGTGCGAAGATCGTCGATGCGGTTCAACAGGCCTATGCCGGGTCCAAGGTGGCGCAGGACGTCGGCGGCCTCGTCACCGGTGCGGGCGAATTGCTGCTCAACACGTTGCTGCTGCTCGTCGGCGCCGCCTTCTTCGCCGCCGATCCGGGCATCTACCAGCGCGGCTTCCTGTTCCTGATCCCGCCGACCAAGCGACCCGCGATCGAAGATGCGCTGTTCGACGTCGGCTCGACGCTGCGCCTGTGGCTGCGCTCGTCGCTGATCCTGATGACCAGCATGGGCGTGCTGATCGGCATCGGCCTGTGGATATCGGGCGTACCGTCCGCCGCCGCGCTTGGCCTGCTTGCCGGCCTGTCGGAATTCATCCCCTATATCGGTCCGACCGCCGCGATGATCCCGGCGCTCGGCCTCGCCGCCACGCAAGGGACCGGGCCGCTGATCGGCTCGCTCGTCACCTATGCAGTCGTACGGTTGATCCAGACCAACTTCATCACGCCCTACGTGCAGGCGCGCGTCATCTCGATCCCGCCCGCGATCACCGTGTTCGCGATCATCGGCATCGGCGTGATCTTCGGCATCTTCGGCCTGTTCTTCTCCGCCGCGCTGCTCGTGGTGATCTTCACACTGGTGCGCAGCCTCTACCTGCGCGAGGTGCTGGGCGAGGATATCCCGCGCAGCCGCCACCAGACGCTGCTCGGCCCCGATCTGACCCCGCACGATCCCGATGCCCGATTCGACGGCACCGACCCGCCGGAAACGCTCGATTAA
- the rhmD gene encoding L-rhamnonate dehydratase, whose translation MAIVSLPKIKHVRAFTVRGGGADYHDQGEGHWIDNHIATPMSRYPEYRQSRQSFGINVLGTLVVEIEAEDGTIGFAVTTGGEPACFIVEKHLARFLEGRSPTEYEKIWDQMYFSTQYYGRKGLVINAISGVDLALWDLLGKLRQEPVYHMLGGAVRDELQFYATGARPDKAKEFGFIGGKMPLHHGPAEGIEGLHKNIAELADMRAKCGDDFWLMWDCWMALDVDYATRLAIAAQEYGLKWIEEAISPDDYWGYAQLKKNVPKGMLVTTGEHEATRWGFRMLMEMDCCDIIQPDVGWCGGVTELLKISALADAHGKMVVPHGSSVYSYHFVITRHNSPFAEYLMMHPGPTEVVPMFHPQLIGEPVPQNGRLKASALDAPGFGVELNREIAMHRPYTH comes from the coding sequence ATGGCCATCGTGTCCTTGCCCAAGATCAAGCATGTGCGGGCGTTTACCGTCCGCGGTGGCGGGGCCGACTACCACGACCAGGGCGAAGGCCATTGGATCGACAACCACATCGCGACGCCGATGTCGCGCTATCCGGAATACCGCCAGTCGCGGCAGAGCTTCGGCATCAACGTGCTCGGCACGCTGGTGGTCGAGATCGAGGCGGAGGACGGCACGATCGGCTTTGCGGTGACGACCGGCGGCGAGCCGGCGTGCTTCATCGTCGAGAAGCACCTGGCGCGCTTCCTTGAGGGTCGCAGCCCCACCGAATATGAGAAGATCTGGGATCAGATGTACTTCTCGACCCAATATTACGGGCGCAAGGGGCTGGTCATCAATGCGATTTCCGGCGTCGACCTGGCGCTGTGGGACCTGCTCGGCAAGCTGCGGCAGGAGCCGGTGTACCATATGCTGGGCGGTGCGGTGCGCGACGAGCTGCAATTCTACGCGACCGGCGCGCGGCCCGACAAGGCGAAGGAATTCGGCTTCATCGGCGGCAAGATGCCGCTGCATCACGGCCCCGCCGAGGGGATCGAGGGGCTGCACAAGAACATCGCCGAACTGGCCGACATGCGGGCGAAGTGCGGCGACGATTTCTGGCTGATGTGGGATTGCTGGATGGCGTTGGACGTCGATTATGCGACGCGCCTTGCCATCGCCGCGCAGGAATACGGCCTGAAGTGGATCGAGGAGGCGATCAGCCCCGACGATTACTGGGGCTATGCGCAGCTGAAGAAGAACGTGCCCAAGGGCATGCTGGTCACCACCGGCGAGCATGAGGCGACGCGCTGGGGCTTTCGCATGCTGATGGAAATGGACTGCTGCGACATCATCCAGCCCGATGTCGGCTGGTGCGGCGGCGTCACCGAATTGCTGAAGATCAGCGCGCTGGCGGATGCGCACGGCAAGATGGTCGTGCCGCACGGATCGTCGGTCTACAGCTACCACTTCGTGATCACGCGCCACAATTCGCCGTTCGCGGAATATCTGATGATGCACCCCGGCCCGACCGAGGTGGTGCCGATGTTCCACCCCCAGCTGATCGGCGAGCCGGTACCACAGAACGGGCGGCTGAAGGCGAGCGCGCTCGACGCGCCCGGCTTCGGCGTCGAGCTCAATCGCGAGATCGCGATGCACCGTCCCTATACCCACTGA
- a CDS encoding fumarylacetoacetate hydrolase family protein, whose translation MKLCRFGQPGQEKPGIVDDAGTIRDLSGVVDDITVDAIPTVRGVDVASLPAVEGTPRYGVPVKGIGKIVAIGLNYRDHAIESNLPIPTEPMMFMKALSSLSGPNDDVVLPKDATHGDWEVELGVIIGKTCRYVSEDEALDKVAGYVLANDVSERFNQKQRGTQWSKGKGHDTFCPVGPWLVTPDEVGDAQALDMHLDVNGTRMQTGNTRTMIFDLKQLISYVSEYVTLQPGDLLITGTPPGVGEGKKPDAIYLKAGDVMELSIDKLGTQRQQVVAWRHLGEGVLA comes from the coding sequence ATGAAGCTTTGCCGTTTTGGCCAGCCCGGCCAGGAAAAGCCCGGTATCGTCGACGACGCCGGCACGATCCGCGACCTGTCGGGCGTGGTGGACGACATCACCGTCGATGCGATTCCGACGGTGCGGGGTGTCGACGTCGCGTCGCTGCCCGCCGTCGAGGGGACGCCCCGCTATGGCGTGCCGGTGAAGGGCATCGGCAAGATCGTCGCGATCGGCCTCAACTATCGCGATCATGCGATCGAATCGAACCTGCCGATCCCGACCGAACCGATGATGTTCATGAAGGCGCTCTCCAGCCTGTCCGGGCCGAACGACGACGTCGTGCTGCCGAAGGATGCGACGCACGGCGACTGGGAAGTCGAGCTGGGCGTCATCATCGGCAAGACCTGCCGCTACGTCAGCGAGGACGAGGCGCTGGACAAGGTCGCGGGCTATGTGCTCGCCAACGACGTGTCGGAGCGGTTCAACCAGAAGCAGCGCGGCACGCAATGGTCGAAGGGCAAGGGCCACGATACCTTCTGCCCGGTCGGCCCGTGGCTGGTGACGCCGGACGAGGTCGGCGATGCGCAGGCGCTCGACATGCATCTCGACGTCAACGGCACGCGGATGCAGACCGGCAACACGCGCACGATGATCTTCGACCTGAAGCAGCTCATCAGCTACGTCAGCGAATATGTGACGCTGCAGCCGGGTGACCTGCTGATCACCGGCACGCCGCCGGGCGTGGGCGAGGGCAAGAAGCCCGACGCGATCTACCTGAAGGCGGGCGACGTGATGGAGCTGTCGATCGACAAGCTCGGCACGCAGCGGCAGCAGGTCGTCGCCTGGCGTCACCTGGGCGAGGGCGTGCTGGCATGA
- a CDS encoding SDR family NAD(P)-dependent oxidoreductase gives MTYAGRFEGRCAVITGGASGLGKDVATRIVAEGGTVALWDLNADALAAAKDEIGAAHVVALDVSDADAVARAAESTLAALGKIDVLVCSAGITGATVPVHEFPIDSWLQVVGVNLNGLFYCNRAIVPAMLANGYGRIVNVASVAGKEGNPNASAYSATKAGVIGFTKSLGKELAGKGVIANALTPATFESPILAQLPQSQVDYMRSKIPMGRLGEVHESTAMVCFMASEECSFTTASVFDTSGGRTTY, from the coding sequence ATGACCTATGCGGGACGGTTCGAGGGGCGCTGCGCGGTGATTACCGGCGGCGCGTCCGGTCTGGGCAAGGACGTCGCCACGCGTATCGTCGCCGAGGGCGGCACGGTGGCGTTGTGGGACCTCAACGCCGATGCGCTGGCGGCGGCGAAGGACGAGATCGGCGCGGCGCATGTCGTGGCACTCGACGTGTCCGACGCGGATGCGGTCGCCCGGGCGGCGGAGAGCACGCTGGCGGCGCTGGGCAAGATCGACGTGCTGGTCTGTTCGGCGGGGATTACCGGGGCGACGGTGCCGGTGCACGAATTCCCGATCGACAGCTGGTTGCAGGTGGTCGGCGTCAATCTCAACGGCCTGTTCTATTGCAACCGCGCGATCGTGCCGGCGATGCTGGCCAATGGTTATGGCCGGATCGTCAACGTCGCATCGGTCGCGGGCAAGGAGGGCAACCCCAACGCATCCGCCTATTCGGCGACGAAGGCGGGGGTGATCGGCTTCACCAAGAGCCTGGGCAAGGAACTGGCGGGCAAGGGCGTGATCGCCAACGCGCTGACCCCGGCGACGTTCGAGAGCCCGATCCTCGCGCAGCTGCCGCAGAGCCAGGTCGATTACATGCGCTCCAAGATCCCGATGGGGCGGCTGGGCGAGGTGCACGAATCGACCGCGATGGTGTGCTTCATGGCCAGCGAGGAATGCAGCTTCACGACGGCGTCGGTGTTCGACACGTCGGGGGGACGGACGACGTATTGA
- the ctrA gene encoding response regulator transcription factor CtrA, which produces MRVLLIEDEPTTAKAIELMLGTEGFNCYTTDLGEEGLDLGKLYDYDIILLDLNLPDMHGYDVLKKLRVARVSTPVLILSGVNEMDSKVRSFGFGADDYVTKPFHREELIARIHAVVRRSKGHSQSVIRTGKLAVNLDAKTVEVDGSRVHLTGKEYAMLELLSLRKGTTLTKEMFLNHLYGGMDEPELKIIDVFICKLRKKLSLACEGENYIETVWGRGYVLREPEEVTAVA; this is translated from the coding sequence ATGCGGGTGTTGTTGATCGAGGACGAGCCGACCACGGCCAAGGCGATCGAGCTGATGCTCGGCACCGAAGGATTCAATTGCTACACCACCGACCTTGGCGAAGAGGGCCTCGATCTCGGCAAGCTCTACGATTACGACATCATCCTACTCGATCTCAATCTGCCGGACATGCATGGCTACGACGTGCTGAAAAAGCTGCGCGTCGCCCGCGTCTCGACGCCGGTATTGATCCTGTCGGGCGTCAACGAAATGGATTCGAAGGTGCGCAGCTTCGGCTTCGGCGCCGACGACTATGTCACCAAGCCGTTCCATCGCGAAGAACTGATCGCGCGCATCCACGCCGTCGTCCGCCGGTCGAAGGGGCATAGCCAGTCGGTCATCCGCACCGGCAAGCTGGCGGTCAATCTCGATGCCAAGACGGTCGAGGTCGACGGCAGCCGCGTCCATCTGACCGGCAAGGAATATGCGATGCTGGAGCTGCTCTCGCTCCGCAAGGGCACCACGCTCACCAAGGAGATGTTCCTCAACCATCTCTACGGCGGGATGGACGAGCCCGAACTGAAGATCATCGACGTGTTCATCTGCAAATTGCGCAAGAAACTCAGTCTCGCCTGCGAAGGTGAAAACTATATCGAAACCGTATGGGGCCGCGGCTATGTGCTGAGGGAACCTGAGGAAGTAACCGCAGTCGCCTGA
- a CDS encoding lactate utilization protein B gives MNPTVSDSFGARVDAALADRNLKLAVERTAGTAEAKRTLAVDAFPDFDAARDRAAAIKDHVVANLGFYLERFEANATAAGAHVHWARTAQEACDIVIRLCKQADAKSVARSKSMLGEEIGLPHALAEAGITRIETDLAEHIIQLSGERPSHIIWPAMHKTREQVSALFRTSHRNPHEEETIAAMAESARRHLREGMLAADVGISGANFLVADTGAVCTVTNEGNAELSLVPPRMHIVTAGIEKIVPSTGHAVHMLRMLSRSATGAPLSQYTTFYTGPKRPGDRDGPEEMHIVLVDNGRTTMREEGLAEMLRCIRCGACMNHCVVFRQIGGHAYGGTYPGPMGAVLTPAFDGLKQSRDLPNACTLNGKCQEVCPVRIPLPTLLRGWREKSWREGLEPASLRSGLALWAWFARRPRLYRAATATALASMRLMGRSGWLSTLPLAGGWTRYRDMPRPPADSFMAQYKKKLGKGPRP, from the coding sequence GTGAACCCCACCGTATCCGACAGCTTCGGCGCCCGCGTCGATGCCGCGCTCGCCGATCGCAACCTCAAGCTTGCGGTCGAACGCACTGCCGGCACCGCCGAGGCGAAGCGCACGCTCGCGGTCGACGCCTTTCCGGATTTCGACGCCGCCCGCGATCGCGCCGCCGCGATCAAGGATCACGTCGTCGCCAACCTCGGCTTCTACCTCGAACGGTTCGAGGCGAACGCCACCGCCGCCGGCGCGCACGTCCATTGGGCGCGCACCGCGCAGGAGGCCTGCGACATCGTCATCCGCCTCTGCAAACAGGCGGATGCGAAAAGCGTCGCCCGCTCCAAATCGATGCTCGGCGAAGAAATCGGCCTGCCCCATGCCCTTGCCGAGGCCGGCATCACCCGTATCGAAACCGATCTTGCCGAACACATCATCCAGTTGAGCGGCGAACGTCCGTCGCACATCATCTGGCCGGCGATGCACAAGACGCGCGAACAGGTGTCGGCGCTGTTCCGGACCAGCCACCGCAACCCGCACGAAGAGGAAACGATCGCGGCGATGGCGGAAAGCGCCCGTCGCCATCTGCGCGAAGGGATGCTCGCCGCCGATGTCGGCATCTCCGGCGCGAACTTCCTCGTCGCCGACACCGGCGCGGTGTGCACCGTCACCAACGAAGGCAATGCCGAACTGTCGCTGGTGCCGCCGCGGATGCACATCGTCACCGCCGGCATCGAAAAGATCGTTCCCTCGACCGGCCATGCCGTTCACATGCTGCGCATGCTCTCGCGCTCGGCGACCGGCGCGCCGCTCAGCCAGTACACGACGTTCTACACCGGCCCGAAGCGGCCCGGCGACCGCGATGGTCCCGAAGAGATGCACATCGTCCTCGTCGACAACGGCCGCACGACGATGCGTGAGGAGGGGCTTGCCGAAATGCTCCGCTGCATCCGCTGCGGCGCGTGCATGAACCATTGCGTCGTGTTCCGGCAGATCGGCGGCCACGCCTATGGCGGTACCTATCCCGGTCCGATGGGCGCGGTGCTCACCCCCGCGTTCGACGGTCTGAAACAGTCGCGCGACCTGCCCAACGCCTGCACCTTGAACGGTAAATGTCAGGAGGTGTGTCCGGTTCGCATTCCGCTGCCGACGCTGCTGCGCGGCTGGCGCGAAAAAAGCTGGCGTGAGGGGCTGGAGCCCGCCTCGCTCCGCTCCGGCCTCGCGCTGTGGGCATGGTTCGCCCGCCGCCCCCGCCTGTACCGCGCCGCCACCGCCACGGCGCTTGCATCAATGCGCCTGATGGGGCGTAGCGGCTGGCTGTCGACGCTGCCGCTGGCGGGCGGCTGGACCCGCTATCGCGACATGCCACGCCCCCCGGCGGATAGCTTCATGGCGCAGTACAAGAAGAAGCTTGGCAAGGGTCCCCGCCCATGA
- the map gene encoding type I methionyl aminopeptidase, producing the protein MVKTAEELALMRQSGRLLASVFEMLDEQPLAGMSTLQVNDLVDRFITVDLVARPASKGQYGFAYVLNCSINHVVCHGVPDAAQVIRDGDIVNLDITLEKNGFIADSSKTYVVGDAPAAARRLVRVAQEAMWHGIRQVRPGAHLGDIGAAIERHARKNGYSVVRDYCGHGIGRDMHEEPQVLHFGKPGSGGRLREGMVFTIEPMINQGTRKVSTEDDGWTVVTDDGKLSAQFEHTVAVTSDGVEVLTLRRDEAAPPRR; encoded by the coding sequence ATGGTGAAGACCGCCGAAGAACTGGCGCTCATGCGGCAATCCGGACGCCTGCTCGCATCCGTATTCGAAATGCTCGACGAACAGCCGCTCGCCGGCATGTCGACCCTGCAGGTCAACGATCTCGTCGACCGGTTCATCACCGTCGATCTCGTCGCGCGCCCAGCCAGCAAGGGCCAATACGGCTTTGCCTATGTCCTCAACTGCTCGATCAACCACGTCGTCTGCCATGGCGTGCCGGACGCCGCGCAGGTGATCCGCGACGGCGATATCGTCAACCTCGACATCACGCTCGAAAAGAACGGCTTCATCGCCGATTCCAGCAAGACCTACGTCGTCGGCGACGCGCCCGCCGCCGCCCGCCGCCTCGTCCGCGTCGCACAGGAAGCGATGTGGCACGGCATTCGTCAGGTGCGGCCGGGTGCGCACCTTGGCGACATCGGCGCGGCGATCGAGCGCCACGCCAGGAAGAACGGCTATTCCGTCGTACGGGACTATTGCGGCCACGGCATCGGCCGCGACATGCACGAGGAGCCGCAGGTCCTGCACTTCGGCAAGCCGGGCTCCGGCGGCCGTTTGCGCGAAGGCATGGTTTTCACCATCGAACCGATGATCAACCAGGGCACGCGCAAGGTTTCGACCGAGGACGACGGCTGGACGGTCGTCACCGATGACGGCAAGCTGTCCGCGCAGTTCGAACACACGGTGGCGGTCACCAGCGACGGCGTCGAGGTCCTGACGCTGCGCCGCGACGAAGCTGCCCCGCCACGGCGCTGA
- a CDS encoding LutC/YkgG family protein, producing MTARAAILARLTGTALPAAIDRDAGALLIAPERPPVDPAALEDTFLARLTLPSVAATADRIATLADLPAAIARYCVDHGLAKTLCVPPDPRLATCDWTGFSLHDTAAPDEPVALAFARCGVAETGSLVFETAATAPMLPNFLALHHIVVVPVVVPYLEDAMLAGTHPRAHYWVTGVSGTTDIEGTYVRGAHGPRFLHVIRVA from the coding sequence ATGACCGCCCGCGCCGCGATCCTCGCCCGCCTGACCGGCACCGCCCTGCCCGCCGCGATCGACCGCGACGCGGGCGCGCTGCTGATCGCCCCCGAACGTCCGCCGGTCGACCCCGCCGCGCTGGAGGATACGTTCCTCGCCCGCCTCACGCTGCCCAGCGTCGCCGCCACCGCCGACCGGATCGCGACACTCGCCGACCTGCCCGCCGCCATCGCCCGCTACTGCGTCGATCACGGCCTGGCCAAGACGCTCTGCGTGCCGCCCGATCCGCGTCTGGCAACGTGCGACTGGACCGGTTTTTCCCTGCACGACACCGCCGCCCCCGACGAACCGGTCGCACTCGCCTTCGCCCGCTGCGGCGTCGCCGAAACCGGCAGCCTCGTCTTCGAAACCGCGGCAACGGCGCCGATGCTGCCCAACTTCCTGGCGCTCCACCATATCGTGGTCGTGCCGGTGGTCGTGCCGTACCTAGAGGATGCGATGCTCGCCGGCACCCACCCGCGCGCGCATTACTGGGTCACCGGCGTATCGGGCACCACGGATATCGAGGGCACCTACGTCCGCGGTGCGCACGGCCCCCGCTTCCTTCACGTGATCCGCGTCGCCTGA
- a CDS encoding (Fe-S)-binding protein: protein MTRPRVALFVTCLVDLIRPRIGFASIAALEAAGCEVIVPEAQTCCGQPALNSGDRKTAEDLARRTIAALEPYDHVVIPSGSCAATIRVHYPEILEHDASWGPRAAALAARTYEIMAYLDEVRGWKPDGVALPATATYHDSCSGLRELGIKRQPRRLLAAVDGLALRPLDGAETCCGFGGTFCVKYPAISNAIVGEKAAAIDATGADLLLAGDLGCLMNMAGKLHRDGSPVRAFHAIELVAGMGDGPAIGEDA from the coding sequence ATGACCAGACCCCGCGTCGCCCTGTTCGTCACCTGCCTCGTCGACCTGATCCGCCCGCGGATCGGCTTCGCCTCGATCGCCGCACTCGAAGCCGCCGGGTGCGAGGTGATCGTGCCGGAGGCGCAGACCTGCTGCGGCCAACCGGCGCTCAATTCCGGCGATCGCAAGACCGCCGAAGATCTCGCCCGCCGCACCATCGCCGCGCTCGAACCCTATGACCATGTCGTGATCCCGTCGGGCAGCTGCGCCGCGACGATCCGCGTCCATTATCCCGAAATCCTCGAACACGATGCCAGCTGGGGTCCCCGCGCGGCGGCGCTGGCGGCCAGGACGTATGAGATCATGGCCTATCTCGACGAGGTGCGCGGCTGGAAACCCGATGGCGTCGCCCTGCCCGCCACCGCCACCTATCACGATAGTTGTTCGGGGCTGCGCGAACTCGGGATCAAGCGCCAGCCGCGCCGCCTGCTCGCCGCGGTCGATGGCCTTGCCCTGCGGCCGCTCGACGGCGCCGAAACCTGCTGCGGGTTCGGCGGCACCTTCTGCGTCAAATATCCCGCCATCTCCAACGCCATCGTCGGTGAAAAGGCGGCGGCGATCGATGCCACCGGCGCCGACCTGCTGCTCGCCGGTGACCTCGGCTGCCTGATGAACATGGCGGGCAAATTGCACCGCGACGGCTCGCCCGTCCGCGCCTTCCACGCGATCGAGCTGGTCGCCGGCATGGGTGACGGCCCCGCGATCGGGGAAGACGCGTGA